In Tachysurus vachellii isolate PV-2020 chromosome 1, HZAU_Pvac_v1, whole genome shotgun sequence, a genomic segment contains:
- the atcayb gene encoding caytaxin isoform X2, whose product MGTTEATLRMENLEVKDEWQDEDFPRPLPEDGDLDGLTDNRTSPPGSLHGGHGGSAAQSKRRTLIAPDINLSLDRSEGSLLSDDILDTPDDLDLNVEDMDTPDETDSLEFITSGNELEWEDDALVAQAKVGPGDGSGQGGEEGDGTARLWRTVIIGDKEHRIDMQIIRPYLRVVTHGGYYGEGLNAIIVFAACYLPDSGCADYHYIMENLFLYVISSLELLVAEDYMIIYLNGATPRRRMPGISWLKRCYQMIDRRLRKNLKCLIIAHPSWFIRTVLAISRPFISVKFLDKVRYVQSLEELAQIVPMEHVQIPECVLQYDEERLKAQTERPPEDQRQSDISDSDRPRSMAAETCP is encoded by the exons ATGGGGACGACAGAAGCCACTCTCCGCATGGAGAACTTAGAGGTGAAGGATGAGTGGCAGGATGAAGATTTCCCACG GCCTTTGCCGGAGGATGGAGACCTTGATGGACTTACTGACAATCGCACGT CTCCCCCTGGCTCTTTGCATGGAGGTCATGGAGGCTCAGCAGCTCAGAGTAAACGCAGAACACTCATTGCACCAGACATAAATCTGTCCTTGGACCGGAGCGAAGGGTCCCTCCTGTCCGATGACATCCTGGACACTCCGGATGATCTGGACCTTAATGTAGAAGACATGGACACACCAGATGAAACAGACTCTTTAGAGTTCATCACCAGCGGAAATGAGTTGGAGTGGGAAG ATGACGCCCTTGTGGCACAAGCTAAAGTTGGTCCAGGTGACGGATCGGGTCAGGGGGGTGAGGAGGGAGATGGGACTGCTCGACTATGGAGGACTGTGATCATTGGAGACAAAGAGCACCGCATAGACATGCAGATCATCCGACCATACCTGCGCGTGGTCACTCATGGAG GTTATTATGGCGAGGGTCTGAATGCCATCATTGTGTTTGCGGCCTGCTACCTCCCGGACAGCGGCTGTGCCGATTACCATTACATCATGGAGAACCTCTTCCT GTACGTGATCAGCAGTTTGGAGTTACTTGTAGCTGAGGACTATATGATCATATACCTGAATGGAGCAACTCCACGCAGGAGGATGCCTGGCATCAGTTGGCTCAAGAGGTGCTACCAGATGATCGATAGAAG GTTAAGGAAGAATCTCAAGTGTCTGATAATTGCACACCCGTCCTGGTTTATTCGGACAGTTCTGGCCATCTCACGCCCTTTCATTAG TGTGAAGTTCCTGGATAAGGTTCGCTATGTGCAGAGTTTGGAGGAGTTGGCTCAGATCGTCCCTATGGAGCATGTGCAGATCCCTGAGTGTGTGCTGCA ATATGATGAGGAGCGTCTCAAGGCCCAGACGGAAAG GCCTCCTGAAGACCAGAGACAGAGTGACATATCAGATTCAGACAG GCCCAGGTCGATGGCTGCGGAGACTTGTCCATGA
- the atcayb gene encoding caytaxin isoform X3, which yields MGTTEATLRMENLEVKDEWQDEDFPRPLPEDGDLDGLTDNRTSPPGSLHGGHGGSAAQSKRRTLIAPDINLSLDRSEGSLLSDDILDTPDDLDLNVEDMDTPDETDSLEFITSGNELEWEDDALVAQAKVGPGDGSGQGGEEGDGTARLWRTVIIGDKEHRIDMQIIRPYLRVVTHGGYYGEGLNAIIVFAACYLPDSGCADYHYIMENLFLYVISSLELLVAEDYMIIYLNGATPRRRMPGISWLKRCYQMIDRRLRKNLKCLIIAHPSWFIRTVLAISRPFISVKFLDKVRYVQSLEELAQIVPMEHVQIPECVLQYDEERLKAQTER from the exons ATGGGGACGACAGAAGCCACTCTCCGCATGGAGAACTTAGAGGTGAAGGATGAGTGGCAGGATGAAGATTTCCCACG GCCTTTGCCGGAGGATGGAGACCTTGATGGACTTACTGACAATCGCACGT CTCCCCCTGGCTCTTTGCATGGAGGTCATGGAGGCTCAGCAGCTCAGAGTAAACGCAGAACACTCATTGCACCAGACATAAATCTGTCCTTGGACCGGAGCGAAGGGTCCCTCCTGTCCGATGACATCCTGGACACTCCGGATGATCTGGACCTTAATGTAGAAGACATGGACACACCAGATGAAACAGACTCTTTAGAGTTCATCACCAGCGGAAATGAGTTGGAGTGGGAAG ATGACGCCCTTGTGGCACAAGCTAAAGTTGGTCCAGGTGACGGATCGGGTCAGGGGGGTGAGGAGGGAGATGGGACTGCTCGACTATGGAGGACTGTGATCATTGGAGACAAAGAGCACCGCATAGACATGCAGATCATCCGACCATACCTGCGCGTGGTCACTCATGGAG GTTATTATGGCGAGGGTCTGAATGCCATCATTGTGTTTGCGGCCTGCTACCTCCCGGACAGCGGCTGTGCCGATTACCATTACATCATGGAGAACCTCTTCCT GTACGTGATCAGCAGTTTGGAGTTACTTGTAGCTGAGGACTATATGATCATATACCTGAATGGAGCAACTCCACGCAGGAGGATGCCTGGCATCAGTTGGCTCAAGAGGTGCTACCAGATGATCGATAGAAG GTTAAGGAAGAATCTCAAGTGTCTGATAATTGCACACCCGTCCTGGTTTATTCGGACAGTTCTGGCCATCTCACGCCCTTTCATTAG TGTGAAGTTCCTGGATAAGGTTCGCTATGTGCAGAGTTTGGAGGAGTTGGCTCAGATCGTCCCTATGGAGCATGTGCAGATCCCTGAGTGTGTGCTGCA ATATGATGAGGAGCGTCTCAAGGCCCAGACGGAAAGGTAA
- the atcayb gene encoding caytaxin isoform X1, whose protein sequence is MGTTEATLRMENLEVKDEWQDEDFPRPLPEDGDLDGLTDNRTSPPGSLHGGHGGSAAQSKRRTLIAPDINLSLDRSEGSLLSDDILDTPDDLDLNVEDMDTPDETDSLEFITSGNELEWEDDALVAQAKVGPGDGSGQGGEEGDGTARLWRTVIIGDKEHRIDMQIIRPYLRVVTHGGYYGEGLNAIIVFAACYLPDSGCADYHYIMENLFLYVISSLELLVAEDYMIIYLNGATPRRRMPGISWLKRCYQMIDRRLRKNLKCLIIAHPSWFIRTVLAISRPFIRIKLHSLASVKFLDKVRYVQSLEELAQIVPMEHVQIPECVLQYDEERLKAQTERPPEDQRQSDISDSDRPRSMAAETCP, encoded by the exons ATGGGGACGACAGAAGCCACTCTCCGCATGGAGAACTTAGAGGTGAAGGATGAGTGGCAGGATGAAGATTTCCCACG GCCTTTGCCGGAGGATGGAGACCTTGATGGACTTACTGACAATCGCACGT CTCCCCCTGGCTCTTTGCATGGAGGTCATGGAGGCTCAGCAGCTCAGAGTAAACGCAGAACACTCATTGCACCAGACATAAATCTGTCCTTGGACCGGAGCGAAGGGTCCCTCCTGTCCGATGACATCCTGGACACTCCGGATGATCTGGACCTTAATGTAGAAGACATGGACACACCAGATGAAACAGACTCTTTAGAGTTCATCACCAGCGGAAATGAGTTGGAGTGGGAAG ATGACGCCCTTGTGGCACAAGCTAAAGTTGGTCCAGGTGACGGATCGGGTCAGGGGGGTGAGGAGGGAGATGGGACTGCTCGACTATGGAGGACTGTGATCATTGGAGACAAAGAGCACCGCATAGACATGCAGATCATCCGACCATACCTGCGCGTGGTCACTCATGGAG GTTATTATGGCGAGGGTCTGAATGCCATCATTGTGTTTGCGGCCTGCTACCTCCCGGACAGCGGCTGTGCCGATTACCATTACATCATGGAGAACCTCTTCCT GTACGTGATCAGCAGTTTGGAGTTACTTGTAGCTGAGGACTATATGATCATATACCTGAATGGAGCAACTCCACGCAGGAGGATGCCTGGCATCAGTTGGCTCAAGAGGTGCTACCAGATGATCGATAGAAG GTTAAGGAAGAATCTCAAGTGTCTGATAATTGCACACCCGTCCTGGTTTATTCGGACAGTTCTGGCCATCTCACGCCCTTTCATTAG AATCAAACTACACTCTCTTGCCAGTGTGAAGTTCCTGGATAAGGTTCGCTATGTGCAGAGTTTGGAGGAGTTGGCTCAGATCGTCCCTATGGAGCATGTGCAGATCCCTGAGTGTGTGCTGCA ATATGATGAGGAGCGTCTCAAGGCCCAGACGGAAAG GCCTCCTGAAGACCAGAGACAGAGTGACATATCAGATTCAGACAG GCCCAGGTCGATGGCTGCGGAGACTTGTCCATGA